The DNA region GCAAAGCGGCGGCGGCCTTCGGCGCTTCGGCCCGATCTTTCAGAGTGCGCAGCGCTTCATCTTCGGGATCGTCGAGTTGCGGGCGTTGCGGGTACCCCAAACTAAGCAAGACGGTGACATTCTTGGCTTTCAGGAAATCGGCCAAGAGGTAGCTTTGCATCGCCCCGGCCAGCATGTATTTCAGCTTGAATTCCTCAGCCAGCGCCACCGCGCGTTTGATTTCGCGTTCGCTGTTGGCGCTCAGGATGACAGGCATTTCGCCATTGATGACCGGTTGCAACGCCGCCAGCGATTTGTTGACCGCCGGACGTTGCGCGCCGCGCGGCGACTTGTTGTAACGCGCCCACTCTTCGCGGTAATGCTGGGCGTCGAGCAGCGATTGGCGCAGAAAGGCAAACGTCCCCATCAGCGAATTGGGAAAGCCGCCGCGCGCCGAGCCGAACCCGATATTGAGTGAAATCGGCGCTTTCAAAATCAATTTGTCAGCCGGCTCCGCCCCCAGATTGATCAACGCGCTTTGGCCCTGAAAGATGCCCGTGCGCGGCGCGGTCAACGCGGTCGTGATCCCGGCGGAACGCTGTTGATCAAACGTGTCTGCCGCGACTTGCAATTGCTCGGTCACACTGACTTCCGGCAGCAGGCCCGCAGTCGAAGGCGGCGCGCTCATCTGCGCCAAAAAAGCCTGCGCCGGATCGGCAGGCGGCGCACCTCCACCACGTCTGCCGCCACCCGCATCGGGCGTCGTGGGTGCTGGAACGCCCAGGCTGGTGAAGGTGTCGAAAAGGCCCGGATAAACCGTCAGCCCCGTTCCATCAATCACCTTGGCATCGGCGGGAATCGCGGCTTCCGCGCCGACCGCTTCAATCAAGCCGTTGCGCACGACGACGTTCCCCTTGGCAATAGTCGCCCCCGTAACGGTGACGATGGTGGCGCCGCGTATGGCGTAGGCTTCACCTTCGTAAGCACGGGCTGGTTGATGTTGGGATAGCAGAACGGCGCTAACGCCAAAAGCCACCGTGCAAAAAAGCGTGAGCAGGCG from Acidobacteriota bacterium includes:
- a CDS encoding amidohydrolase family protein, with the translated sequence MKQHKRLLTLFCTVAFGVSAVLLSQHQPARAYEGEAYAIRGATIVTVTGATIAKGNVVVRNGLIEAVGAEAAIPADAKVIDGTGLTVYPGLFDTFTSLGVPAPTTPDAGGGRRGGGAPPADPAQAFLAQMSAPPSTAGLLPEVSVTEQLQVAADTFDQQRSAGITTALTAPRTGIFQGQSALINLGAEPADKLILKAPISLNIGFGSARGGFPNSLMGTFAFLRQSLLDAQHYREEWARYNKSPRGAQRPAVNKSLAALQPVINGEMPVILSANSEREIKRAVALAEEFKLKYMLAGAMQSYLLADFLKAKNVTVLLSLGYPQRPQLDDPEDEALRTLKDRAEAPKAAAALHNAGVRFAFNSGTLTRPADYLANAARAIEAGLPKEAALKALTINAAEIFGVAEQLGSIEKGKIANLVVASGDLFNKDTKIKHVFVDGKPFEIKAVEPARPGGPGGRGGPGGGRGPGGAPNGGAALATGSWELTINAPEGQIQGTLKINQSGSNLSGEITTPFGTAPLKNGVVSGNDVSFGFSLNVQGQQLEVAATAKITGDSISGSFAAEGQSSSFTGTRKPN